One window of Papaver somniferum cultivar HN1 chromosome 9, ASM357369v1, whole genome shotgun sequence genomic DNA carries:
- the LOC113308927 gene encoding uncharacterized protein LOC113308927 codes for MSSFNGTNSNFDSLLLQSLMGRLQLRPPNNNSPNSNSFLNQSLEDFLLNSEIDSDGEDDESKTQLSKEESKLEKDIIKVILSGKGETLKPNSGQAVTVGEHHICVGYHQETGSDYRVWEWHGHIMLFDEENGYTPEYIYGNYFERPKVSGSSAAAEILRGLKKKKEEEEEEDEDEEEEEKVGNLGLRELIDGGDSSTGCRILHRNGMNAGSPRKELSPAGILRRAQVQGSTL; via the exons ATGAGTTCTTTCAATGGAACCAATTCCAATTTTGATTCATTACTCCTCCAAAGCCTAATGGGAAGACTCCAACTTCGCCCACCCAACAACAACTCACCCAACTCAAATTCATTCTTAAATCAAAGCTTAGAAGATTTCTTACTCAACTCTGAAATCGATTCAGATGGAGAAGATGATGAATCGAAAACCCAGTTATCAAAAGAAGAATCGAAATTAGAAAAAGACATAATTAAGGTGATTTTGAGTGGTAAAGGTGAGACCTTGAAACCTAATTCAGGTCAAGCTGTTACTGTTGGTGAGCATCATATTTGTGTTGGGTATCATCAAGAGACTGGTTCTGATTATAGAGTTTGGGAATGGCATGGTCATATTATGTTGTTTGATGAAGAGAATGGGTATACACCTGAGTATATTTATGGGAATTACTTTGAAAGACCTAAGGTTTCGGGTTCTTCGGCGGCAGCTGAGATTCTTAgaggattgaagaagaagaaagaggaagaggaggaggaagatgagGATGAAGAGGAGGAGGAAAAGGTGGGGAATTTGGGGCTCAGGGAATTGATTGATGGTGGAGATTCGAGTACGGGTTGTAGGATTCTTCATCGGAATGGTATGAATGCCGGTTCACCGAG AAAAGAACTCAGTCCTGCGGGAATCCTGCGTCGCGCTCAGGTTCAAGGTTCTACTTTGTGA
- the LOC113308549 gene encoding uncharacterized protein LOC113308549 isoform X1, producing MRNTTVYPSLYVGNNDDHQMLNSDIPLHSTMPNHNSSDLQEKNIVCEYNFFHESQLSNNQVLGSFSPLSAIEIPSPLNYLSLLPGLHPISDASVSNIIASSTTTAMHRDAAAEQLYAQYLFSAHRNSLDNDGKRTIVKSDIGSATVEGSIKRTKNVVPIAMAKDDRHPQSQYFVDKRMSEPTRGKQPKAQEKWLLELEKAKAKRQQLEVTQVQSQIRQKRSQKIGDKIITLQKLVSPFGKTDTASVLKDTADHIKMLYNQIELLTNPYFQPDAFLHHYHKQHDLQVGTGEMSNGLAERGLCLVPVSFTQNITKQEKR from the exons ATGAGGAATACTACTGTATATCCATCGCTCTATGTTG GCAACAATGATGATCATCAAATGCTCAACTCGGATATCCCACTGCATTCAACAATGCCAAATCACAATTCCAGCGATTTACAAGAGAAAAATAT TGTTTGTGAGTACAATTTCTTTCATGAGTCTCAGCTCAGTAATAATCAAGTCCTTGGTAGCTTTTCTCCATTATCAGCCATTGAGATACCTTCACCTCTTAACTACCTTAGTCTGCTCCCAG GGTTGCACCCAATTTCGGATGCATCTGTGAGTAATATCATTGCAAGTAGTACTACTACTGCAATGCATCGCGATGCTGCTGCTGAGCAACTATATGCTCAATACCTATTTTCAGCTCACAGAAATTCACTT GATAATGATGGAAAACGAACTATAGTTAAAAGTGACATTGGTTCTGCAACTGTTGAAGGGTCCATTAAGAGAACGAAGAATGTTGTGCCTATTGCTATGGCAAAAGACGACAGACACCCACAAAGCCAATATTTTGTTGACAAAAGAATGTCGGAACCAACTCGAGGAAAACAACCCAAGGCACAAGAAAAATGGTTATTGGAACTAGAAAAAGCCAAGGCTAAACGACAGCAGTTGGAAGTCACACAAGTACAAAGC CAAATTCGGCAGAAAAGGAGCCaaaagataggagataaaataataaCACTTCAAAAGTTGGTGTCACCATTTGGAAAG ACTGATACAGCTTCGGTACTTAAGGACACTGCCGATCATATCAAAATGCTTTATAATCAAATTGAGCTGCTCACTAATCCTTACTTCCAACCCGATGCTTTTCTCCATCATTACCATAAACAACATGATCTGCAG GTTGGTACGGGAGAAATGAGCAATGGCCTGGCAGAAAGAGGACTTTGCCTAGTCCCTGTCTCTTTCACTCAAAATATCACTAAACAAGAAAAGCGTTAA
- the LOC113308549 gene encoding uncharacterized protein LOC113308549 isoform X2 yields MRNTTVYPSLYVGNNDDHQMLNSDIPLHSTMPNHNSSDLQEKNINNQVLGSFSPLSAIEIPSPLNYLSLLPGLHPISDASVSNIIASSTTTAMHRDAAAEQLYAQYLFSAHRNSLDNDGKRTIVKSDIGSATVEGSIKRTKNVVPIAMAKDDRHPQSQYFVDKRMSEPTRGKQPKAQEKWLLELEKAKAKRQQLEVTQVQSQIRQKRSQKIGDKIITLQKLVSPFGKTDTASVLKDTADHIKMLYNQIELLTNPYFQPDAFLHHYHKQHDLQVGTGEMSNGLAERGLCLVPVSFTQNITKQEKR; encoded by the exons ATGAGGAATACTACTGTATATCCATCGCTCTATGTTG GCAACAATGATGATCATCAAATGCTCAACTCGGATATCCCACTGCATTCAACAATGCCAAATCACAATTCCAGCGATTTACAAGAGAAAAATAT TAATAATCAAGTCCTTGGTAGCTTTTCTCCATTATCAGCCATTGAGATACCTTCACCTCTTAACTACCTTAGTCTGCTCCCAG GGTTGCACCCAATTTCGGATGCATCTGTGAGTAATATCATTGCAAGTAGTACTACTACTGCAATGCATCGCGATGCTGCTGCTGAGCAACTATATGCTCAATACCTATTTTCAGCTCACAGAAATTCACTT GATAATGATGGAAAACGAACTATAGTTAAAAGTGACATTGGTTCTGCAACTGTTGAAGGGTCCATTAAGAGAACGAAGAATGTTGTGCCTATTGCTATGGCAAAAGACGACAGACACCCACAAAGCCAATATTTTGTTGACAAAAGAATGTCGGAACCAACTCGAGGAAAACAACCCAAGGCACAAGAAAAATGGTTATTGGAACTAGAAAAAGCCAAGGCTAAACGACAGCAGTTGGAAGTCACACAAGTACAAAGC CAAATTCGGCAGAAAAGGAGCCaaaagataggagataaaataataaCACTTCAAAAGTTGGTGTCACCATTTGGAAAG ACTGATACAGCTTCGGTACTTAAGGACACTGCCGATCATATCAAAATGCTTTATAATCAAATTGAGCTGCTCACTAATCCTTACTTCCAACCCGATGCTTTTCTCCATCATTACCATAAACAACATGATCTGCAG GTTGGTACGGGAGAAATGAGCAATGGCCTGGCAGAAAGAGGACTTTGCCTAGTCCCTGTCTCTTTCACTCAAAATATCACTAAACAAGAAAAGCGTTAA
- the LOC113308551 gene encoding uncharacterized protein LOC113308551, with protein MELHHLFKDKRFWFSSILIAWAAGLQGHMMWLQRQDNFKKKFGEQNQNVDEDNDNDNQVKDKKEEKVTFDF; from the exons ATGGAATTGCATCACCTGTTCAAAGACAAGAGATTCTGGTTTTCATCTATCCTAATTGCTTGGGCTGCTGGTCTCCAG GGTCATATGATGTGGTTACAAAGGCAAGATAATTTCAAGAAGAAATTTGGAGAGCAAAATCAAAATGTTGATGaggataatgataatgataatcAAGTGAAGGACAAGAAGGAGGAGAAAGTTACATTTGATTTCTAA